The Ahaetulla prasina isolate Xishuangbanna chromosome 4, ASM2864084v1, whole genome shotgun sequence genome has a window encoding:
- the LOC131198405 gene encoding olfactory receptor 4E1-like, with protein sequence MASNWTTPIQNWTSVTEFVLVGLSNNPETQQVLFAIFLVIYLLILAGNMLIMIIITLDQNLHTPMYFFLSNLSFIDICHSTVTVPKMLVDFLSTKKTISFGGCIAQMFFLHLFACTEIFLLTVMAYDRYVAICNPMHYLNVMNHKVCLLLAGTIWVGGTIHSLALIGMTIRLPYCGPKVVDNFFCDVPPVTKLACTDTYVLEVLIVSNSGLISVVCFVVLVVSYGVILVSLRTRLVAGKHKALSTCAAHLTVVTLFLGHCIFIYSRPSTSFAEDKVVSVFFTTVTPLLNPIIYTLRNEDMKRALNKLLGRKVDREK encoded by the coding sequence ATGGCTTCCAATTGGACCACCCCAATACAGAACTGGACCTCGGTGACCGAATTCGTACTGGTTGGCCTTTCCAACAATCCTGAGACCCAACAGGTTCTGTTTGCCATCTTCCTGGTGATCTACCTGCTAATTTTGGCTGGGAACATGCtcatcatgatcatcatcacGCTGGACCAGAACCTACACACACCCATGTATTTCTTCTTGAGCAACCTCTCTTTCATTGATATCTGCCACTCCACTGTCACTGTACCCAAGATGCTCGTTGATTTCCTGTCAACCAAGAAGACCATCTCGTTTGGAGGTTGCATTGCTCAGATGTTCTTCCTTCACCTCTTTGCCTGCACCGAGATCTTTCTCCTCACCGTCATGGCCTACGATCGCTATGTAGCCATCTGCAACCCCATGCACTATCTCAACGTCATGAACCATAAGGTCTGTCTGCTCTTGGCGGGCACCATCTGGGTCGGTGGCACCATCCATTCCCTAGCTTTGATTGGCATGACAATCAGACTCCCCTACTGTGGCCCGAAGGTGGTGGACAACTTCTTCTGTGATGTTCCTCCAGTCACCAAGCTTGCCTGCACTGACACATATGTCCTTGAGGTCCTGATTGTGTCCAACTCGGGCCTGATCTCTGTGGTCTGCTTCGTGGTGCTGGTGGTCTCCTACGGTGTCATCTTGGTCTCCCTTCGTACCCGTTTGGTGGCAGGTAAACACAAGGCTCTTTCCACATGCGCAGCACATTTGACAGTGGTGACTCTCTTCCTGGGACACTGCATCTTCATTTATTCCCGTCCTTCCACAAGTTTCGCAGAGGACAAAGTGGTCTCAGTCTTCTTCACCACGGTGACGCCGTTGCTCAACCCCATTATCTATACTTTGAGGAACGAAGATATGAAACGGGCCCTGAATAAATTGCTTGGCCGGAAGGTAGACAGGGAGAAGTGA